In Edaphobacter dinghuensis, one genomic interval encodes:
- a CDS encoding FadR/GntR family transcriptional regulator, whose protein sequence is MNGRRKSPIDDSEHILSNKEDVTHLLILRFQQLLSDGVLSPGTKLPSERELAASFGVARSSLRQALKVLEIMGVITQKVGDGSYLNKDASSVLAVPMEFLFLLDDTSLQELTEMRLMMEPALAAKAAERATSQHIALLKQSITDLEHSKQDRVRLVASDILFHRAIFQASGNRLAGRLFHTIHRAMLNMIMVTSQLVELEHTLHFHQPILNAIEQRNPELAERLMADHLNDARDLLLNSRNQERSRKLRDHLATGSPLHKLPGKAGSSKSATRSKVKNSGGSHL, encoded by the coding sequence ATGAATGGACGACGTAAGTCTCCAATTGACGATAGCGAACATATCCTCAGCAATAAGGAGGATGTCACTCACCTCCTCATTCTGCGTTTTCAGCAACTGCTGAGTGATGGAGTGCTGTCCCCCGGAACAAAGCTGCCATCGGAACGGGAACTTGCCGCGAGCTTTGGAGTCGCGCGCTCGTCCCTGCGTCAAGCTCTTAAAGTATTGGAGATTATGGGCGTCATCACACAGAAGGTTGGGGACGGCAGCTATCTGAACAAAGATGCCTCTTCTGTTCTGGCGGTCCCCATGGAGTTCTTGTTCCTGCTGGACGACACGTCGCTCCAAGAGCTGACCGAGATGCGGCTGATGATGGAACCTGCTCTGGCTGCCAAAGCCGCCGAGCGCGCCACGTCACAGCATATTGCACTCTTGAAGCAGTCCATCACCGACCTCGAACACAGCAAGCAAGATCGTGTCCGGCTAGTTGCGTCAGATATCCTCTTTCATCGTGCTATCTTTCAGGCTTCCGGAAATCGTCTCGCCGGTCGGCTTTTTCATACAATTCACCGCGCCATGCTGAACATGATTATGGTAACTTCGCAGCTCGTCGAGCTCGAACATACTCTGCATTTTCACCAACCCATCTTAAATGCCATCGAACAGCGCAATCCTGAGCTTGCCGAACGCCTCATGGCTGACCATCTGAATGACGCACGAGATTTGCTGCTTAACAGCCGCAACCAGGAAAGATCACGCAAATTGCGCGACCATCTCGCAACCGGCTCCCCACTGCACAAACTGCCGGGTAAGGCAGGCAGCTCTAAGTCCGCAACGCGTTCCAAAGTGAAAAATAGCGGTGGCAGCCATCTATAA
- a CDS encoding acyl carrier protein — protein MTDHTIQDRVLKVIATTKRIPIENVHPDSSFESLEIDSLDRLNILFGLESEFDIEINDEDAKHIQNIHEMIEGITQLLQAKASSSPSE, from the coding sequence GTGACAGACCATACCATTCAGGATCGGGTTTTAAAGGTCATCGCGACCACCAAACGCATTCCCATCGAGAATGTGCACCCCGACAGTAGCTTTGAATCGCTGGAAATCGACTCCCTCGACCGTCTCAACATCCTCTTTGGCCTCGAAAGCGAGTTCGACATCGAGATCAACGATGAAGATGCCAAGCACATCCAGAACATTCACGAGATGATTGAAGGTATCACTCAGCTTCTTCAGGCGAAGGCATCTTCTTCGCCCAGCGAGTAA